Proteins encoded together in one Papaver somniferum cultivar HN1 unplaced genomic scaffold, ASM357369v1 unplaced-scaffold_21, whole genome shotgun sequence window:
- the LOC113340119 gene encoding putative UDP-rhamnose:rhamnosyltransferase 1 — protein MEKTKENHFHIVLFPWLAFGHIIPFLELSKSLASNGNGDIQISFISTPSIIKRLSPIYPPSLKSLINFVSIDLPLVDNLPAGCEATIDLKDEEQTQYLKIAYDLLQAPVEMFLNQIKLDLIICDVINCWMPEIGAKLHVPTALFSVSYAPSLAFFGPPSEFKESNSSRSPEYLTSLPEWIPFPSSLAYRYHEAVSMNEILNTKDATGLSASDRLVKVIEGCNFVLLKSCTEFDGDYLNLLKDLYQKPVVFRSFTTASCSGFIS, from the coding sequence ATGGAGAAGACTAAAGAAAATCACTTCCATATAGTGTTGTTTCCATGGTTAGCATTTGGTCATATTATACCATTTCTAGAGTTATCAAAGAGTTTAGCTTCAAATGGAAATGGTGATATTCAAATATCTTTCATATCCACTCCAAGTATCATCAAACGACTGTCACCCATTTATCCACCAAGTCTCAAGAGTCTCATCAATTTCGTATCGATTGATTTACCTTTGGTGGATAACTTACCTGCCGGTTGTGAAGCAACTATCGATTTAAAAGATGAAGAACAAACCCAGTATCTTAAGATAGCCTATGATTTATTACAGGCGCCAGTCGAGATGTTTTTGAATCAGATTAAACTAGATTTGATAATATGCGATGTCATCAATTGTTGGATGCCAGAAATTGGAGCTAAACTTCATGTTCCTACTGCATTATTCAGTGTGTCATATGCACCATCACTCGCATTTTTTGGACCGCCATCGGAATTTAAAGAATCAAATAGCAGTCGCTCGCCGGAGTACTTAACTTCACTACCGGAATGGATTCCTTTTCCTTCGAGTCTTGCATATCGGTACCATGAAGCTGTGAGTATGAATGAGATTTTAAACACTAAAGATGCAACTGGACTGTCAGCTAGTGACAGACTTGTAAAAGTTATTGAAGGTTGTAACTTCGTTTTACTCAAAAGTTGTACAGAATTTGATGGAGATTATTTGAATCTCCTCAAAGATCTCTACCAAAAACCGGTTGTATTCCGGTCGTTTACTACCGCCTCCTGCTCGGGTTTCATTAGTTAA